From a region of the Pieris rapae chromosome 22, ilPieRapa1.1, whole genome shotgun sequence genome:
- the LOC110996140 gene encoding uncharacterized protein LOC110996140 isoform X2 — MSFREENPDLTNLDLSTVCRACMSTTGVIKDMFVWGLAMDYYKLTNVSKKLTSLTEEVVLFPKDTGDNEIKFRFDENKITYMITAPNMEEKLMYPCPYSCNETFLKQSLLSMHFVKSHNKNPDFAVEIQFYCSHADCVYHIENKKYFSKRKQLNQHYSKVHKDKILCGHCNLKFSKDIDYKHHLKSCNFLHWCQVCDKKYVTDERLMVHLMRNHPEFHKRYKREKAEKRKSEAQSLQKKAKKAEEEDLILKRSSATQTLEKIKNNVLLSWQSDSEAKTDEISTQTVFDESLKSQTSEDESLCGSLTLSEFGLTKVKDRNESSDLSTKKTQTCDCLYDSSSRVHEKVSNECISTETQTLDLDDFSNFNSAETQTSFDEDNICNFFIPEYNTECKKPS; from the exons ATGTCATTCCGTGAAGAAAATCCAGATTTAACAAACCTAGATCTGAGTACTGTTTGTCGAGCATGTATGTCTACTACAGGAGTTATAAAAGATATGTTTGTTTGGGGCCTGGCTATggattattacaaattaacaaaTGTTTCT AAAAAGTTAACTTCATTGACAGAAGAAGTAGTTCTGTTTCCTAAGGATACTGgtgataatgaaataaaatttagatttgatgaaaacaaaataacatatatgatAACAGCACCAAATATGGAAGAGAAGCTTATGTACCCTTGTCCCTACTCTTGTAATGAGACCTTTCTAAAACAATCCCTCTTATCTATGCATTTTGTTAaatcacataataaaaatcctGATTTTGCAGTTGAAATACAGTTCTATTGCTCACATGCAGATTGTGTTTACcatatagaaaacaaaaagtatttttccaAAAGAAAACAGTTGAATCAACATTACAGTAAAGTTCACAAAGACAAAATTCTCTGTGGACATTGTAATCTCAAGTTTTCAAAGGATATAGACTATAAACATCATTTGAAATCCTGTAACTTCCTCCACTGGTGTCAGGTTTGTGATAAGAAATATGTGACAGATGAAAGGCTAATGGTCCATCTGATGCGAAACCATCCAGAATTTCACAAAAGATACAAGAGAGAAAAGGCAGAAAAGCGAAAGTCCGAAGCTCAGAGTTTGCAAAAGAAAGCGAAAAAAGCAGAGGAAGAAGATTTGATACTGAAACGCTCCTCCGCTACACAGACCCttgagaaaattaaaaacaatgtctTGTTGTCGTGGCAATCTGATAGTGAGGCGAAAACAGATGAGATCTCAACTCAGACAGTTTTTGATGAGTCACTTAAGTCTCAAACTAGTGAAGACGAATCTCTATGTGGTTCGTTAACATTATCAGAATTTGGCTTAACAAAAGTGAAAGATAGAAATGAATCCTCTGACCTAAGTACTAAGAAAACTCAAACCTGTGATTGTCTATATGATTCTTCAAGCAGAGTACACGAAAAGGTCTCAAATGAATGTATATCAACTGAAACACAGACATTGGATTTAGATGACTTTTCAAACTTTAATTCAGCTGAAACACAAACGTCATTTGATGaagataatatatgtaatttttttattcctgaGTATAACACTGAATGCAAGAAGCcttcataa
- the LOC110996140 gene encoding uncharacterized protein LOC110996140 isoform X1: protein MSFREENPDLTNLDLSTVCRACMSTTGVIKDMFVWGLAMDYYKLTNVSLQPSDTISKSICVGCEDMLTKCIQFKRQCEKSDYLLNDISKKKLTSLTEEVVLFPKDTGDNEIKFRFDENKITYMITAPNMEEKLMYPCPYSCNETFLKQSLLSMHFVKSHNKNPDFAVEIQFYCSHADCVYHIENKKYFSKRKQLNQHYSKVHKDKILCGHCNLKFSKDIDYKHHLKSCNFLHWCQVCDKKYVTDERLMVHLMRNHPEFHKRYKREKAEKRKSEAQSLQKKAKKAEEEDLILKRSSATQTLEKIKNNVLLSWQSDSEAKTDEISTQTVFDESLKSQTSEDESLCGSLTLSEFGLTKVKDRNESSDLSTKKTQTCDCLYDSSSRVHEKVSNECISTETQTLDLDDFSNFNSAETQTSFDEDNICNFFIPEYNTECKKPS from the exons ATGTCATTCCGTGAAGAAAATCCAGATTTAACAAACCTAGATCTGAGTACTGTTTGTCGAGCATGTATGTCTACTACAGGAGTTATAAAAGATATGTTTGTTTGGGGCCTGGCTATggattattacaaattaacaaaTGTTTCT TTGCAACCATCAGATACAATTTCTAAATCTATATGTGTTGGATGTGAAGATATGCTGACAAAGTGTATACAATTTAAGAGGCAATGTGAAAAAtcggattatttattaaatgacatATCAAAG AAAAAGTTAACTTCATTGACAGAAGAAGTAGTTCTGTTTCCTAAGGATACTGgtgataatgaaataaaatttagatttgatgaaaacaaaataacatatatgatAACAGCACCAAATATGGAAGAGAAGCTTATGTACCCTTGTCCCTACTCTTGTAATGAGACCTTTCTAAAACAATCCCTCTTATCTATGCATTTTGTTAaatcacataataaaaatcctGATTTTGCAGTTGAAATACAGTTCTATTGCTCACATGCAGATTGTGTTTACcatatagaaaacaaaaagtatttttccaAAAGAAAACAGTTGAATCAACATTACAGTAAAGTTCACAAAGACAAAATTCTCTGTGGACATTGTAATCTCAAGTTTTCAAAGGATATAGACTATAAACATCATTTGAAATCCTGTAACTTCCTCCACTGGTGTCAGGTTTGTGATAAGAAATATGTGACAGATGAAAGGCTAATGGTCCATCTGATGCGAAACCATCCAGAATTTCACAAAAGATACAAGAGAGAAAAGGCAGAAAAGCGAAAGTCCGAAGCTCAGAGTTTGCAAAAGAAAGCGAAAAAAGCAGAGGAAGAAGATTTGATACTGAAACGCTCCTCCGCTACACAGACCCttgagaaaattaaaaacaatgtctTGTTGTCGTGGCAATCTGATAGTGAGGCGAAAACAGATGAGATCTCAACTCAGACAGTTTTTGATGAGTCACTTAAGTCTCAAACTAGTGAAGACGAATCTCTATGTGGTTCGTTAACATTATCAGAATTTGGCTTAACAAAAGTGAAAGATAGAAATGAATCCTCTGACCTAAGTACTAAGAAAACTCAAACCTGTGATTGTCTATATGATTCTTCAAGCAGAGTACACGAAAAGGTCTCAAATGAATGTATATCAACTGAAACACAGACATTGGATTTAGATGACTTTTCAAACTTTAATTCAGCTGAAACACAAACGTCATTTGATGaagataatatatgtaatttttttattcctgaGTATAACACTGAATGCAAGAAGCcttcataa